The following is a genomic window from Variovorax paradoxus.
TAGGGCACGGCACGCACCACGTCCATCACGCGGTTTGCCGCTTCTTCGTTCTTCGTCCTGACCAGCAAGGCCGTGTGGCCTTCGCGGGCTAGCTTGGTGTACGCGCGAACGGTGGCGGCGTCGGTGCCCGCCGAAGGCAGCGGGTCGTCCGACTCCTTCACCGTGGGCGTGATTTCCTCGAGCACCGTTTCAGGGGGAATCAGGTAGATCTCGTCGCCGCTCACACCCTTTTGAAGCAGCTGATGGCCGATGCGGTTCGCATCTTCCGCGCTCGGAAACATCACGATCGAGTAGCCGGTCGGATAGAAAGCGCCGCCGATGGTCGCTCGCATATTGGGTTCTAGGACGAAATTCTTCATGGTGCTGCCTCCTGGTTATGCCGTTCTGCAGTTCTTTGCTTGCTCACGACGCTAGGCCTTCGGCCGGCCCGGTTCTGTAGGCCTGCTCCCTATATTTCCGCAGGTTGGCACGGCAAAGCGTGCGCAATGCCCCGGCAAGCTCCTGTACACTGGCTGCCTCATGTCTTGCCGCTTCTTCCCCACTGCCGATTGCGTCGCCTCCATGGCTCGCATGATGCCGCCTGCTTTTGCGCGGGCGAATGGGGCATTGGTTGCACGAATGATTACCACCATTACCACCGCGGCCACCTGAGCACGCGCAGGTGGCCGTTTCGGCAGCCACCTGGTGTATCGCTCTTCTCCCCGAATGATTGAAACCCAGCTCTGGCAGCTGGGTTTTTGTTTTTTCATCCGGAGATTTCCATGTACCGCGATCCAGTCCAGTCACTCGAACCCTTGCCCAGCCGCAGCGCGGCCGTCCGCGCCCTGCGCGTGGGCATGATCGGCATTGGCACCGTCGGCTCTGGCACCTTTCGCGTGCTGGCACGCAACCAGGCAGAAATTGCAGGCCGCGCCGGACGGCCGATCGAGGTGGTGATGGTCGCGGCGCGCAACCTGGCACGGGCCGCCGATGTCGTGGGCGGGAACGTCCCGCTCACGGACGATCCGATGCGCGTTGCCGCGCATCCTGACGTCGATGTGGTGGTCGAGGTGGCGGGCGGCACCGGCCCGGCACGCGACTGGGTGCTGGCTGCCATTGCCCACGGCAAGCATGTGGTCACCGCCAACAAGGCCTTGCTCGCGGTGCACGGCGCCGAGATTTTTGCGGCCGCGCGGGAGCATGGCGTGGCCGTGGCCTATGAAGGTGCCGTGGCGGTGAGCATTCCCATCGTCAAGGCGCTGCGCGAAGGCCTTGCGGCCAACAGCATCGAGTGGGTGGCGGGCATCATCAACGGCACCACCAATTTCATCCTGAGCAAGATGCGCGACGAGGGCCTGGATTTCGGCGCCGCGCTCGCACAGGCCCAGGCGCTGGGCTACGCCGAGGCCGACCCGGCCTTCGACGTCGAGGGCATCGACGCCGCGCACAAGCTCTCGCTGCTGGCCTCCAACGCATTCGGCACCCAGGTGCGCTTCGATGACGTGCAGGTGGAAGGCATCACGGCCCTACAGCGGGTGGACGTGGCCTGCGCCGAGCAGCTGGGCTACCGCATCAAGCTGCTGGGCGTGGCGCGGCGGCGGAAAGAGGGCGTGGAGCTGCGCGTCCAGCCCGCACTGGTGCCGGCCTCTCACCTCATGGCCCACGTGAACGGGTCGATGAACGGCGTCATGGTCAAGGGCGATGCCGCCGGCGTGACGATGTACTACGGTGCGGGTGCCGGCTCCGAGCAGACCGCGTCG
Proteins encoded in this region:
- a CDS encoding homoserine dehydrogenase is translated as MYRDPVQSLEPLPSRSAAVRALRVGMIGIGTVGSGTFRVLARNQAEIAGRAGRPIEVVMVAARNLARAADVVGGNVPLTDDPMRVAAHPDVDVVVEVAGGTGPARDWVLAAIAHGKHVVTANKALLAVHGAEIFAAAREHGVAVAYEGAVAVSIPIVKALREGLAANSIEWVAGIINGTTNFILSKMRDEGLDFGAALAQAQALGYAEADPAFDVEGIDAAHKLSLLASNAFGTQVRFDDVQVEGITALQRVDVACAEQLGYRIKLLGVARRRKEGVELRVQPALVPASHLMAHVNGSMNGVMVKGDAAGVTMYYGAGAGSEQTASAVIADLVDVARLPGTSAAQRVPHLGFHAHAMTTLPVVARADVCSPHYLRVPVHAASAIESVASWAAGQQLPVRQVALAAPQPGTGPQVLVLTQPVRQGAMDLAVHALQAHPDVAGAVTVLRVEELA